The proteins below are encoded in one region of Silene latifolia isolate original U9 population chromosome 2, ASM4854445v1, whole genome shotgun sequence:
- the LOC141628060 gene encoding putative vesicle-associated membrane protein 726, with protein MGQQSLIYSFVARGTTIIAEYTEFTGNFTSVAGQCLQKLPSSSNKFTYNCDGHTFNYLVENGFTYCVVAVESSGRQIPIAFLERVKDDFSKKYGSGKAANVKAKGLNKEYGPKLKDHMQYVADHPEEINKLAKVKAQVSEVKGVMMENIEKVLDRGEKIELLVDKTEDLRSQAQDFRKQGTKMKRKMWVENMKIKLIVFAIVGALAVILFLSICPGFKC; from the exons ATGGGTCAACAATCTTTAATTTATAGTTTTGTTGCCCGTGGAACGACTATTATTGCTGAGTACACTGAATTTACCGGTAATTTTACTAGTGTTGCGGGACAATGTCTTCAAAAATTACCTTCTAGCAGCAACAAATTCACCTATAATTGTGATGGTCACACGTTCAATTACCTTGTCGAAAATGGATTTA CCTATTGTGTAGTCGCAGTTGAATCTTCAGGCAGGCAAATTCCTATTGCTTTTCTTGAGCGAGTAAAGGATGATTTTAGTAAGAAATATGGTAGTGGAAAGGCCGCAAATGTTAAAGCTAAAGGCTTAAACAAAGAATATGG GCCAAAATTGAAGGATCATATGCAGTATGTGGCAGATCACCCAGAAGAGATCAATAAACTTGCAAAAGTGAAGGCTCAAGTATCGGAAGTTAAGGGTGTTATGATGGAAAATATTGAAAAG GTCCTTGATCGTGGAGAAAAAATTGAATTACTAGTAGACAAGACAGAAGACCTTCGTTCACAG GCACAGGATTTTAGAAAGCAAGGAACAAAAATGAAGCGTAAAATGTGGGTagaaaacatgaaaataaagttGATTGTTTTTGCTATTGTTGGTGCTTTAGCTGTTATACTCTTTTTATCGATTTGTCCCGGCTTCAAGTGTTGA
- the LOC141642143 gene encoding uncharacterized protein LOC141642143: MDMEFPDLDELQWLEANSNLDDQYLEDEDYYNQTIELQPELEATNNGDLHHSPINSPPPEEDTTNNSISKKRPRSTIADAIEIDLENSDKSARVRTEQIDRLDVGRSDFDEFAQTDRVSRVRTEQNVGGNLDDFVQVEDRVDVVEDYVKYFSRFEWEVEGESMSITAPSGGERVYAKLEKEIVQDVDKSVNKFKSSAHSSGLISEPVSLLLQKAEQDALMKALRDSSEVESILAPQGSSVVTEELWVNKYAPRSFTELLSDEQTNREVLFWLKHWDSKVFGADIRNTGDEVLSALKRHSSIPHHQKHSDTSSFRKYRGTTFVKNYMGYSSAVEHKDVRSNGNEAPPNKKPSGSGSPEQKVLLLCGPPGLGKTTLAHVAAKHCGYHISEINASDDRSATILEKKILDAVQMNSIMGDSKPKCLIIDEIDGALGDGKGAVEILLKMVSSETKSNAGKEGSTSGELHGKKSSSKGRKSVSMSRPVICICNDLYAPALRPLRNIAKVHVFARPTVNRVVSRLKFICNKEGLKTSSISLTALAEITECDIRACLNTLQFLHKKKESLNLMTLSSQVIGRKDITRSVFDVWNEVFQKRKVKPSANCEENTMKAHEAHNSLYSLVSYRGDYELILDGIHENYLQLPYHDPLLQKTVQCVNALGVFDVLQQGVMRSHNMFLYAYYPPIIMTIHQLLARVERSTIEWPKSFQRYRTSLMEKMETLRSWQSSIGPCFSRHLSVNSFVNDTVSPLLHILTPLDLRPVAVHLLSDKENNDLNQLVSTMVSYSLTYKNVKPRPLENIPTNDAKIDVSQLSLDPPIQNFVHFKDYNPGHCELKSAVKQVVVHEVEKQKIVRENTNRSTLSTDGSRQQSDAVSKISNTFSELQNDTSVSKEITKKTPQQEIRKPYAPGGSTSAGVDKTKAVADKTKSTGGVKRASSSSFNFFDRFRKLGQKGVKDGDIPAQKLATAERDERPLIFKFNEGFTNAVKRPLRIREFLS, translated from the exons ATGGATATGGAGTTTCCAGACCTCGACGAGCTTCAATGGCTAGAAGCGAACTCCAATCTCGATGATCAATATCTCGAAGACGAAGATTACTATAATCAAACAATCGAACTTCAACCTGAACTCGAAGCAACCAACAATGGCGATCTCCACCATTCGCCGATCAATTCACCGCCTCCCGAAGAAGATACTACTAATAATAGTATCAGTAAGAAGCGTCCTAGATCTACCATTGCGGACGCCATTGAAATCGACCTTGAGAACAGTGATAAGTCAGCTAGGGTTAGGACTGAGCAAATTGATAGGTTAGATGTGGGAAGAAGTGATTTCGATGAGTTTGCGCAAACTGATAGGGTATCTAGGGTTAGAACTGAGCAAAATGTTGGAGGTAATTTAGACGATTTTGTGCAAGTTGAGGATCGTGTTGATGTAGTTGAGGATTACGTAAAGTATTTTTCGCGGTTCGAGTGGGAAGTTGAAGGGGAGTCGATGTCGATTACTGCACCATCTGGTGGTGAGAGAGTTTATGCTAAGCTTGAGAAGGAAATTGTGCAGGATGTTGATAAGAGTGTAAACAAATTCAAGAGTTCAGCTCACTCTAGTG GTCTTATTTCTGAACCAGTTAGTCTTTTGTTGCAAAAAGCTGAGCAGGATGCATTAATGAAG GCTTTGCGGGATAGTTCAGAAGTGGAGAGTATCTTAGCACCCCAAGGGTCTTCGGTCGTGACAGAAGAACTTTGGGTGAACAAATATGCTCCTAGATCCTTTACGGAGCTTCTCAGTGATGAACAGACAAACCGTGAG GTTCTCTTCTGGCTGAAACACTGGGATTCTAAAGTGTTTGGTGCAGACATTCGGAACACTGGAGACGAAGTTTTATCTGCACTTAAACGGCATTCTTCTATTCCTCATCATCAGAAACATTCTGACACAAGCTCTTTCAGGAAATATAGAGGAACTACGTTTGTGAAAAACTATATGGGCTATTCATCTGCTGTAGAGCATAAAGATGTCCGATCTAATGGTAATGAAGCACCACCGAACAAGAAGCCGAGTGGTTCAGGGTCGCCCGAACAGAAG GTACTATTGCTTTGTGGGCCCCCTGGATTGGGAAAGACGACTCTTGCACACGTGGCAGCAAAACATTGTGGATATCATATTTCGGAG ATAAATGCTAGTGATGACCGATCAGCAACTATACTTGAGAAGAAAATCCTGGATGCAGTGCAGATGAACTCCATCATGGGTGACTCAAAACCCAAGTGTTTG ATAATTGATGAAATTGATGGAGCGCTTGGGGATGGGAAGGGTGCAGTAGAGATCCTTCTAAAGATG GTGTCTAGTGAAACAAAGTCGAATGCTGGAAAGGAAGGTTCTACCTCGGGGGAGCTTCATGGGAAAAAGTCATCGAGTAAAGGACGTAAATCAGTGTCAATGTCACGCCCT GTAATTTGCATATGTAATGACCTATATGCTCCTGCATTGAGACCTCTTCGGAATATAGCCAA GGTTCATGTGTTTGCTAGGCCAACCGTGAACCGAGTGGTAAGCAG GCTCAAGTTTATATGTAACAAGGAGGGACTGAAGACGAGTTCTATTTCACTAACTGCACTTGCTGAAATTACAG AATGTGATATCCGTGCATGTCTGAACACACTCCAGTTTCTGCACAAGAAAAAGGAGTCCCTCAATTTG ATGACACTAAGCTCTCAAGTAATTGGTCGGAAGGACATCACAAGAAGTGTTTTTGATGTTTGGAACGAG GTCTTCCAAAAAAGGAAAGTGAAGCCAAGCGCAAATTGTGAAGAGAATACGATGAAAGCGCATGAGGCACATAATTCATTATATTCTTTGGTTTCTTACCG TGGTGATTATGAATTAATACTTGACGGCATTCATGAAAACTATCTTCAGCTGCCTTATCATGACCCGCTACTGCAAAAGACG GTCCAATGTGTAAATGCTCTTGGTGTCTTCGATGTGCTTCAGCAAGGTGTCATGCGCTCCCAtaatatgtttctttatg CCTATTATCCGCCTATCATTATGACAATACATCAGCTCTTGGCCCGTGTTGAGAGATCGACTATCGAGTGGCCTAAATCTTTCCAGAG GTATCGCACATCGCTAATGGAGAAGATGGAAACACTAAGATCATGGCAGTCTAGTATCGGACCATGTTTCTCAAGACATCTTTCCGTTAACTCTTTTGTTAACGATACTGTTTCTCCGTTACTGCATATTCTCACCCCATTGGACCTAAGGCCG GTTGCAGTGCATCTACTTTCAGATAAAGAGAACAATGATCTGAATCAGTTAGTTAGCACCATGGTTTCTTATTCTCTAACATATAAGAATGTGAAGCCTCGCCCACTAGAAAACATCCCAACAAATGATGCGAAGATAGATGTGTCACAGCTGTCACTTGATCCACCCATTCAGAATTTTGTTCATTTTAAG GATTACAATCCAGGACATTGTGAACTCAAATCAGCAGTGAAGCAAGTAGTTGTGCATGAG GTTGAAAAACAAAAGATAGTTCGTGAAAACACAAACAGGTCAACGCTCTCTACTGATGGCTCCAGACAGCAAAGTGATGCTGTCAGCAAAATATCAAATACCTTCTCAGAGTTGCAAAATGACACATCTGTCAGCAAAGAAATAACAAAGAAAACACCACAGCAGGAGATACGCAAACCCTACGCTCCAGGAGGTTCAACGTCCGCAGGTGTTGACAAAACTAAAGCAGTTGCAGATAAGACAAAGTCCACAGGAGGTGTGAAAAGGGCTTCCAGTAGTTCCTTCAACTTTTTTGACAG GTTTAGAAAGTTGGGCCAAAAGGGGGTAAAAGATGGTGATATTCCTGCACAGAAACTAGCCACTGCTGAGAGAGATGAGCGTCCTCTCATATTTAAATTTAACGAG GGTTTTACAAATGCAGTGAAGAGACCTTTGCGTATTCGTGAATTCCTATCATGA